In Equus caballus isolate H_3958 breed thoroughbred chromosome 28, TB-T2T, whole genome shotgun sequence, the following proteins share a genomic window:
- the DMC1 gene encoding meiotic recombination protein DMC1/LIM15 homolog, whose amino-acid sequence MKEDQVVQEEPGFQDEEESLFQDIDLLQKHGINVADIKKLKSVGICTVKGIQMTTRRALCNVKGLSEAKVDKIKEAANKLIEPGFLTAFEYSEKRKMVFHITTGSQEFDKLLGGGIESMAITEAFGEFRTGKTQLSHTLCVTAQLPGAGGYSGGKIIFIDTENTFRPDRLRDIADRFNVDHDAVLDNVLYARAYTSEHQMELLDYVAAKFHEEAGIFKLLIIDSIMALFRVDFSGRGELAERQQKLAQMLSRLQKISEEYNVAVFVTNQMTADPGATMTFQADPKKPIGGHILAHASTTRISLRKGRGELRIAKIYDSPEMPENEATFAITAGGIGDAKE is encoded by the exons ATGAAGGAAGATCAAGTTGTGCAGGAAGAACCAGGATTCCAAGATGAAGAG GAATCTTTGTTTCAAGACATTGACCTGTTGCAAAAACATGGAATT AACGTGGCTGACATTAAGAAACTGAAGTCAGTAGGCATCTGTACTGTCAAAGGGATACAGATGACAACAAGAAGAGCCCTGTGCAATGTCAAAGGGCTCTCAGAAGCAAAGGTGGACAAGATTAAAGAGGCGGCCAACAAACTGATC GAACCGGGATTCTTAACTGCATTTGAGTACAGTGAGAAGAGGAAGATGGTTTTCCATATCACCACTGGGAGCCAGGAATTTGA TAAGTTGCTAGGAGGTGGAATTGAAAGCATGGCAATCACAGAAGCTTTTGGCG AATTTCGAACTGGAAAAACCCAGCTCTCTCATACTCTCTGTG TGACAGCTCAACTTCCAGGAGCAGGTGGCTACTCAGGAGGAAAGATTATCTTCATTGATACAGAAAATACTTT CCGTCCAGATCGCCTTCGGGACATTGCTGATCGCTTCAATGTAGACCATGATGCAGTACTGGACAATGTACTCTATGCACGTGCATATACTA GTGAACATCAGATGGAGCTACTTGATTATGTAGCAGCAAAGTTCCATGAAGAAGCTGGCATCTTCAAGCTATTG ATCATTGATTCAATAATGGCACTTTTTCGAGTGGATTTCAGCGGTCGTGGGGAGTTAGCTGAACGGCAGCAAAAGTTGGCTCAGATGTTGTCACGACTCCAAAAAATCTCAGAag AATATAATGTGGCTGTGTTTGTGACCAATCAAATGACTGCTGATCCAGGAGCAACTATGAC TTTTCAGGCAGACCCCAAAAAACCCATTGGGGGACACATTTTGGCTCATGCTTCAACAACAAGAATAAGCTTgcgaaagggaagaggagaactGAGAATTGCCAAGATTTATGACAG TCCTGAGATGCCTGAAAATGAAGCCACCTTCGCAATAACTGCTGGAGGAATTGGTGATGCCAAGGAGTAG